In Nitrospirota bacterium, one genomic interval encodes:
- a CDS encoding GTP-binding protein, translated as MTTTSIPFYVLCGALGAGKTTLLMRLLEYWKSQGKKTGVLMNEAGEVSIDGPRAGTIAEQVMNLAGGCVCCDTKEDLSWGIAQLVRDYESDVIILECSGMANPAEVIDGVTDLYTARLTHLEKVIALLHPIPTDRESMGGVVTNQAIRCADELILNKRDLYVPGHWEGFKNSIISQNPYARVWETSHARVDPPDLLKPITRISTAPPVNVEFGVPKSSATNARASYHPIATTIRLPGPLNFERFLGWLKTLPPELERAKGFFRFAKGPELQEFQYAPPGDATITPITLLDEPSHAIVLIGRGYDQERCQAELIACLENPTCTAK; from the coding sequence ATGACCACGACTTCGATCCCTTTTTATGTTCTCTGCGGTGCTCTTGGCGCGGGCAAGACCACGCTCCTCATGCGCCTGCTCGAATATTGGAAGAGCCAGGGCAAAAAAACCGGCGTGTTGATGAACGAAGCCGGTGAGGTGAGCATCGATGGGCCCCGCGCCGGCACGATCGCCGAGCAAGTGATGAACCTCGCGGGCGGATGCGTCTGTTGCGACACGAAGGAAGACCTGTCCTGGGGGATCGCGCAACTGGTGAGAGACTATGAGTCTGATGTCATTATACTGGAGTGCTCCGGCATGGCGAATCCGGCAGAAGTCATCGACGGCGTGACGGACCTCTACACGGCGCGGCTCACGCACCTGGAAAAGGTCATTGCTCTCCTCCATCCGATCCCGACAGACCGGGAGAGCATGGGGGGGGTCGTGACCAACCAAGCGATTCGATGCGCAGACGAACTCATTCTGAATAAGCGAGACCTCTATGTTCCTGGACATTGGGAGGGATTCAAGAACTCGATCATCTCACAGAACCCCTACGCAAGGGTCTGGGAGACGAGCCACGCCAGGGTCGATCCCCCCGATCTACTCAAACCAATCACCCGCATATCGACGGCACCTCCGGTGAATGTGGAGTTCGGAGTACCGAAATCATCCGCTACGAACGCACGGGCATCGTACCATCCCATCGCCACGACCATTCGCCTTCCAGGCCCGTTGAATTTCGAACGATTCCTCGGCTGGTTGAAGACACTGCCCCCAGAACTTGAACGGGCGAAAGGCTTTTTCCGCTTCGCCAAAGGACCAGAGCTCCAAGAATTTCAATACGCGCCGCCAGGCGATGCCACCATCACGCCCATCACGTTGCTCGACGAACCAAGCCACGCGATCGTGTTGATCGGACGAGGCTACGACCAGGAGCGCTGCCAAGCAGAACTTATAGCCTGTCTTGAAAACCCTACGTGTACGGCTAAATAG
- a CDS encoding phosphatase PAP2 family protein — protein MDESLFRAINSLTGQFDTLDWLALTLSNSSLLWAPGILLTGYWLWLSWREALLGAPLLAASIGLLDFLGARVKDLVARPRPCMAFPDIHQIEACGKTFGFPSNHAINTATAAAFFHVLYPRSGWISWPLVGLIGLARVYIGAHYVTDVLGGWVLGGLFGAGVAWFLLRYFRVRRSRENPAI, from the coding sequence GTGGACGAATCTCTTTTCCGTGCTATCAACAGCCTTACCGGACAGTTCGATACGCTCGATTGGCTTGCACTCACCCTCTCCAACTCAAGTCTTCTCTGGGCACCGGGAATTCTGCTCACTGGATATTGGTTATGGCTCTCCTGGCGGGAGGCCCTGCTTGGGGCGCCTCTTCTTGCTGCTTCTATCGGATTGCTCGATTTCCTGGGGGCTCGGGTCAAAGATCTCGTTGCTCGGCCACGTCCTTGTATGGCATTTCCGGACATCCATCAGATCGAGGCCTGCGGTAAGACCTTCGGATTTCCATCGAATCACGCGATTAACACCGCGACGGCAGCAGCCTTTTTCCACGTTCTGTACCCGCGTTCAGGTTGGATAAGTTGGCCGCTGGTCGGGCTGATCGGTCTCGCGCGCGTCTACATAGGCGCCCACTATGTGACGGACGTGCTGGGAGGCTGGGTGCTCGGCGGATTGTTCGGAGCCGGTGTTGCGTGGTTCCTTCTGCGTTATTTTCGCGTGCGCAGGTCACGCGAGAATCCTGCTATTTAG